Proteins found in one Quercus robur chromosome 2, dhQueRobu3.1, whole genome shotgun sequence genomic segment:
- the LOC126712276 gene encoding dihydroflavonol 4-reductase-like isoform X1, with product MGSTSETVCVTGAAGFIGSWLVIRLLEHNYTVRATVRDPENMKKVKHLLELPKASTHLTLWKADLNEEGSFDEAIKGCNGVFHVATPMDFESKDPENEVIKPTINGMLSIMKACVNAKTVRKLVFTSSAAAVRFGEHEKPVYDENCWTDVEFCRNKKMTGWMYFVSKSLAEQAAWKFAKENNLDFITIIPPLVVGSFLMPSMPPSLITALSPITGNEAHYSILKQTQFVHLDDLCNAHIFLYEHPKAEGRYICSGCDATIHDVAKLLREKFPEYNVPTKFKDVDENLEIISFSSKKIKELGFGFKYNLEDMYVGAVETCRGKGLLPQAAEKRVNGTGLLPPAAEKRVNGTS from the exons ATGGGTTCAACTTCTGAAACAGTCTGCGTTACTGGAGCAGCTGGTTTTATTGGATCATGGCTTGTCATAAGACTTCTAGAGCACAATTATACTGTCAGAGCTACTGTGCGCGATCCAG AGAATATGAAGAAGGTGAAGCATTTGTTGGAATTGCCTAAGGCATCGACACACCTGACACTGTGGAAGGCAGACCTGAATGAAGAGGGAAGCTTTGATGAAGCAATCAAAGGGTGCAATGGTGTTTTCCATGTGGCCACACCCATGGACTTCGAGTCCAAGGACCCTGAG AACGAAGTGATAAAGCCCACGATAAATGGGATGCTAAGCATCATGAAAGCATGTGTGAATGCAAAAACTGTCCGAAAGCTGGTATTCACATCATCTGCAGCAGCAGTCAGATTTGGAGAGCATGAAAAGCCAGTATATGACGAAAACTGCTGGACTGATGTTGAATTTTGCCGCAACAAAAAGATGACTGGATGG ATGTATTTCGTGTCCAAGTCACTGGCTGAGCAAGCTGCATGGAAGTTTGCCAAAGAGAACAATTTGGATTTCATCACTATAATCCCACCTCTTGTGGTTGGTTCATTCCTTATGCCATCAATGCCACCAAGTCTCATTACTGCTCTTTCTCCTATCACAG GGAATGAAGCTCATTATTCGATATTGAAGCAAACCCAATTTGTTCACTTGGATGACCTCTGCAATGCTCACATTTTTCTGTATGAGCATCCAAAGGCAGAGGGAAGGTATATATGCTCTGGCTGCGACGCAACCATTCATGACGTCGCAAAATTGCTTAGAGAAAAATTCCCCGAGTACAATGTCCCTACAAA GTTCAAGGATGTAGATGAGAACTTGGAGATCATCTCCTTCTCTTCCAAAAAGATTAAAGAGTTGGGGTTCGGGTTCAAATACAACTTGGAGGACATGTATGTAGGTGCTGTTGAAACATGCCGAGGCAAGGGTTTGCTTCCTCAAGCTGCTGAAAAACGTGTTAACGGCACAGGTTTGCTTCCTCCAGCAGCTGAAAAACGTGTTAACGGCACAAGCTGA
- the LOC126712276 gene encoding dihydroflavonol 4-reductase-like isoform X2, whose amino-acid sequence MGSTSETVCVTGAAGFIGSWLVIRLLEHNYTVRATVRDPENMKKVKHLLELPKASTHLTLWKADLNEEGSFDEAIKGCNGVFHVATPMDFESKDPENEVIKPTINGMLSIMKACVNAKTVRKLVFTSSAAAVRFGEHEKPVYDENCWTDVEFCRNKKMTGWMYFVSKSLAEQAAWKFAKENNLDFITIIPPLVVGSFLMPSMPPSLITALSPITGNEAHYSILKQTQFVHLDDLCNAHIFLYEHPKAEGRYICSGCDATIHDVAKLLREKFPEYNVPTKFKDVDENLEIISFSSKKIKELGFGFKYNLEDMYVGAVETCRGKGLLPPAAEKRVNGTS is encoded by the exons ATGGGTTCAACTTCTGAAACAGTCTGCGTTACTGGAGCAGCTGGTTTTATTGGATCATGGCTTGTCATAAGACTTCTAGAGCACAATTATACTGTCAGAGCTACTGTGCGCGATCCAG AGAATATGAAGAAGGTGAAGCATTTGTTGGAATTGCCTAAGGCATCGACACACCTGACACTGTGGAAGGCAGACCTGAATGAAGAGGGAAGCTTTGATGAAGCAATCAAAGGGTGCAATGGTGTTTTCCATGTGGCCACACCCATGGACTTCGAGTCCAAGGACCCTGAG AACGAAGTGATAAAGCCCACGATAAATGGGATGCTAAGCATCATGAAAGCATGTGTGAATGCAAAAACTGTCCGAAAGCTGGTATTCACATCATCTGCAGCAGCAGTCAGATTTGGAGAGCATGAAAAGCCAGTATATGACGAAAACTGCTGGACTGATGTTGAATTTTGCCGCAACAAAAAGATGACTGGATGG ATGTATTTCGTGTCCAAGTCACTGGCTGAGCAAGCTGCATGGAAGTTTGCCAAAGAGAACAATTTGGATTTCATCACTATAATCCCACCTCTTGTGGTTGGTTCATTCCTTATGCCATCAATGCCACCAAGTCTCATTACTGCTCTTTCTCCTATCACAG GGAATGAAGCTCATTATTCGATATTGAAGCAAACCCAATTTGTTCACTTGGATGACCTCTGCAATGCTCACATTTTTCTGTATGAGCATCCAAAGGCAGAGGGAAGGTATATATGCTCTGGCTGCGACGCAACCATTCATGACGTCGCAAAATTGCTTAGAGAAAAATTCCCCGAGTACAATGTCCCTACAAA GTTCAAGGATGTAGATGAGAACTTGGAGATCATCTCCTTCTCTTCCAAAAAGATTAAAGAGTTGGGGTTCGGGTTCAAATACAACTTGGAGGACATGTATGTAGGTGCTGTTGAAACATGCCGAGGCAAGG GTTTGCTTCCTCCAGCAGCTGAAAAACGTGTTAACGGCACAAGCTGA
- the LOC126694617 gene encoding uncharacterized protein LOC126694617, producing MKGKNQTSHIKIAVKCCEDLKNYSRLIDKLIEKQTSKELENNRLRLKTSIECARWLAFQACTFKGHDESIDSKNKGNFIELIKFTSTFNDKVASVVLENAPGNAKYTSPTIQKEILHILASNVRNAIREEIGDAKFCILVDEARDEDTTALTLKNEICTVLSRYNLHIENIRGQEYDRASNMHGEWNGLQALFLKDCPYAYYVHCMAHRLQLALVTASREVKDVHQFFDHLVNIINIVVGSSKRNDELQHAQAE from the exons ATGAAGGGAAAGAACCAAACTTCCCACATAAAAATTGCTGTGAAATGTTGCGAGGATTTAAAGAATTATTCACGACTTATTGACAAGCTAATTGAGAAACAAACGTCAAAAGAATTAGAGAATAATCGATTGCGGCTCAAAACCTCAATAGAGTGTGCTCGATGGCTAGCATTCCAAGCTTGTACTTTTAAAGGTCATGATGAAAGCattgattcaaaaaataaaggtaattttattgaattgataAAATTCACATCAACTTTCAATGACAAAGTAGCTAGTGTTGTCTTGGAAAATGCTCCAGGAAATGCCAAATATACATCACCCACAATTCAAAAGGAGATTTTGCATATTCTTGCTAGTAATGTGCGAAATGCTATTCGTGAAGAAATTGGGGATGCAAAATTCTGCATTCTTGTTGATGAAGCCCGAGATGA AGACACTACTGCATTGACTTTAAAGAATGAGATATGTACTGTCCTTTCTCGTTACAACCTCCACATTGAAAATATTCGAGGTCAAGAATATGATAGGGCTAGTAACATGCATGGTGAATGGAATGGATTACAAGCTCTTTTTCTTAAAGACTGCCCATATGCTTATTATGTACATTGTATGGCTCATAGGTTGCAATTAGCTCTAGTTACAGCATCTAGAGAAGTAAAAGATGTTCATCAATTCTTTGATCATTTGGTTAATATTATCAATATTGTTGTTGGTTCTAGTAAGCGTAATGATGAATTACAACATGCTCAAGCAGAATAA
- the LOC126712277 gene encoding dihydroflavonol 4-reductase-like: protein MGSEGETVCVTGAAGFIGSWLIMRLLERGYTVRATVRDPENLKKVKHLIDLPKASTHLTLWKADLNEEGSFDEAIKGCTGVFHVATPMDFESKDPENEVIKPTINGVLSIMKACVNAKTVRRLVFTSSAGTVNVEEHIKPVYDENCWTDVEFVRKKKMTGWMYFVSKTLAEQAAWKFAKENNLDFISIIPPLVVGPFIMSSMPPSLITGLSPITGNEAHYSIIKQGQFVHLDDLVNSHIYLYENPKAEGRYICSRTEATIHDIAKLLRENFPEYNVPTKFKGIDDNLEIVSFSSKKLTDLGFEFKYNLEEMFVGAVETCRAKGLLPAAGENNVTGTKKD, encoded by the exons ATGGGGTCAGAGGGTGAGACCGTTTGTGTCACTGGTGCTGCTGGGTTCATAGGATCATGGCTGATCATGAGACTCCTAGAGCGTGGTTACACTGTCAGAGCCACCGTAAGAGACCCAG AGAACTTGAAGAAGGTAAAGCATTTGATAGATTTGCCTAAGGCATCGACGCACCTGACACTGTGGAAGGCTGACCTGAACGAAGAGGGAAGCTTTGATGAAGCAATTAAAGGATGCACCGGTGTTTTCCATGTGGCCACGCCCATGGactttgagtccaaggaccctGAG AATGAAGTGATAAAGCCAACGATAAATGGTGTGTTAAGCATCATGAAAGCTTGTGTCAATGCAAAAACTGTTCGAAGACTAGTATTCACATCCTCTGCAGGAACTGTCAATGTTGAAGAACACATAAAGCCTGTTTATGATGAAAATTGCTGGACTGATGTTGAATTTGTCAGGAAGAAAAAGATGACTGGATGG ATGTATTTCGTGTCCAAGACACTTGCTGAACAAGCCGCATGGAAGTTtgcaaaagaaaacaatttggATTTCATCAGTATTATACCACCACTTGTGGTTGGTCCATTTATCATGTCGTCAATGCCGCCAAGTCTTATAACCGGACTTTCTCCTATCACTG GTAATGAAGCTCATTACTCAATCATAAAGCAAGGCCAATTTGTTCACTTGGATGATCTCGTGAATTCtcatatatatttgtatgaGAATCCAAAGGCAGAGGGAAGATATATATGCTCCCGGACCGAAGCTACCATTCATGACATTGCAAAATTGCTTAGAGAAAATTTTCCAGAGTATAATGTTCCTACAAA GTTCAAAGGTATCGATGACAACTTGGAGATTGTCAGTTTCTCTTCCAAAAAGCTTACGGACTTGGGGTTTGAGTTCAAATACAACTTGGAGGAAATGTTTGTAGGAGCTGTTGAAACATGCCGAGCCAAGGGATTGCTTCCTGCTGCTGGTGAAAACAATGTCACTGGCAcgaaaaaagattga
- the LOC126712280 gene encoding ornithine carbamoyltransferase, chloroplastic: protein MSAIFSHCTPITSDKAASLSSSFSGHDLWRSAQLPRKFCSTISVSSPASSPALRSWIACQISSSAAATSPLSSSVNVQAKSGQKDFLHISDFDKATILKILDQAAEVKALLKSGDRTFLPFKGKTMAMIFAKPSMRTRVSFETGFSLLGGHAIYLGPDDIQMGKREETRDVARVLCRYNDIIMARVFAHQDILDLAKYATVPVVNGLTDYNHPCQIMADALTIIEYIGHLEGTKVVYVGDGNNIVHSWLLLASVIPFHFVCACPKGFEPDEQTVEKARKAGISKIEITNDPKEAVRGADVVYSDVWASMGQKEEAAHRRQVFKDFQVDENLMKLAGPKAYFMHCLPAERGVEVTDDVIEAPNSIVFPQAENRMHAQNAIMLHLFGL, encoded by the exons ATGTCGGCGATATTTTCTCACTGTACACCTATCACCTCAGACAAAGCCGCCTCTCTCTCCTCCTCATTTTCCGGTCACGATCTCTGGCGATCGGCCCAACTCCCCCGAAAGTTCTGCTCGACCATTTCGGTCTCTTCTCCGGCGAGCTCTCCGGCTTTACGATCATGGATCGCTTGCCAGATTTCCTCCTCCGCCGCCGCTACTTCGCCACTTTCTTCCTCCGTCAATGTCCAAG CGAAATCAGGGCAGAAGGATTTTCTGCACATTAGTGATTTTGACAAGGCTACTATTTTAAAGATCTTAGACCAGGCTGCAGAAGTCAAAGCATTGCTAAAATCAGGAGACAGGACATTCCTTCCATTCAAGGGGAAAACAATGGCGATGATCTTTGCAAAGCCATCCATGAGAACCCGAGTTTCTTTTGAGACTGGGTTTTCCTTGCTAGGAGGCCATGCTATATACTTGGGACCTGATGATATTCAGATGGGTAAGCGGGAGGAAACTCGTGATGTTGCTCGTGTTTTGTGTCGCTATAATGACATTATTATGGCACGGGTCTTTGCTCATCAG GACATTCTTGATCTAGCTAAATATGCAACTGTACCTGTTGTTAATGGCCTGACAGACTATAACCATCCCTGCCAAATAATGGCCGATGCCCTCACTATAATTGAATATATCGGTCATTTGGAAGGAACCAAG GTCGTCTATGTAGGAGATGGAAATAACATTGTACACTCTTGGTTGTTGTTGGCATCAGTTATTCCCTTCCATTTTGTTTGTGCCTGCCCTAAAGGTTTTGAACCAGATGAACAAACAGTTGAGAAGGCACGAAAGGCTGGAATCAGCAAGATTGAAATAACAAATGATCCAAAGGAAGCCGTTAGAGGAGCTGATGTTGTCTACTCAGATGTGTGGGCCAGCATGGGACAAAAGGAAGAGGCTGCCCATCGACGTCAAGTGTTTAAAGACTTTCAG GTGGATGAAAATCTTATGAAGTTAGCAGGCCCAAAAGCCTACTTCATGCATTGCTTACCCGCAGAAAGAGGAGTTGAGGTCACTGATGATGTTATCGAAGCTCCAAATTCCATTGTCTTCCCACAGGCTGAGAATCGCATGCATGCACAGAACGCCATAATGCTTCATCTGTTTGGCTTGTAA